The Pantoea nemavictus genome includes a region encoding these proteins:
- a CDS encoding serine/threonine protein kinase: MSEAAFNFQTLNPDVILDALWDAGLRVESGLTALNSYENRVYQFSDDEKRRYVAKFYRPQRWSAQQILEEHQFTQDLLDDEVPVAAPLNLQGSTLNHHAGFMFAVFPSLGGRQYETDNEEQMEWVGRFLGRIHQTGRQSPFQQRPAFGLEEYVFQPRQELERSTLVPASLKDILLAAVDKLSTTLQQRWHTQWQPLRLHGDCHPGNILWREGPMFVDLDDARTGPAVQDLWMLVNGDRQEQLIQWDILLEAYDEFGDFDLHELSLIEPLRAMRMVYYLAWVVRRWQDPAFPRAFPWMTDEDFWRRQIALFIEQERLLNEPPLQLSPQY, translated from the coding sequence ATGAGCGAAGCCGCCTTTAATTTCCAGACGCTAAATCCCGATGTCATTCTTGATGCACTTTGGGATGCGGGTTTGCGTGTCGAATCAGGCTTAACTGCCCTCAATAGCTATGAGAATCGCGTTTATCAATTTAGCGATGATGAGAAGCGACGCTATGTGGCGAAATTTTATCGTCCACAGCGCTGGAGCGCACAGCAGATTCTTGAAGAGCATCAGTTCACGCAGGATCTGCTGGACGATGAAGTGCCGGTTGCCGCACCGCTAAATCTACAGGGCAGTACGCTGAATCATCATGCCGGGTTTATGTTCGCAGTCTTTCCCAGTTTGGGCGGCCGACAATATGAAACCGACAATGAGGAACAGATGGAATGGGTGGGCCGCTTTCTTGGACGCATCCATCAAACCGGAAGGCAAAGTCCGTTCCAGCAGCGCCCAGCGTTTGGATTGGAAGAGTATGTGTTTCAACCACGGCAGGAGCTGGAAAGAAGCACGTTAGTACCCGCTTCTTTAAAAGACATACTGCTTGCTGCCGTTGATAAGCTGAGCACTACGTTGCAGCAGCGCTGGCATACGCAGTGGCAGCCGCTTAGGTTGCATGGGGATTGCCATCCCGGCAATATTCTGTGGCGTGAAGGGCCGATGTTTGTCGATCTTGATGATGCGCGTACCGGGCCGGCCGTGCAGGATTTATGGATGCTGGTCAACGGCGATCGTCAGGAACAATTGATTCAATGGGACATTTTGCTGGAAGCCTATGATGAATTCGGCGATTTTGATTTACATGAATTGTCACTGATTGAACCTTTACGCGCTATGCGCATGGTTTATTATTTGGCCTGGGTGGTACGCCGCTGGCAGGATCCCGCTTTTCCGCGCGCCTTTCCCTGGATGACAGATGAGGATTTTTGGCGCCGGCAGATTGCATTATTTATCGAGCAGGAGAGGCTGTTAAACGAACCGCCGTTGCAGCTTAGCCCGCAATATTAA
- a CDS encoding YihD family protein, whose product MKYHRLNELIDLLQPAWQKESDINLLAFLQKLAHESGFSGPLSELTDDVLIYHLKMREAGSDAEIPGLKKDYEVDFKTALLRARGVIKDDE is encoded by the coding sequence ATGAAATATCACCGACTCAATGAACTGATCGATCTTCTGCAACCAGCATGGCAAAAGGAGTCCGACATCAACTTGTTGGCATTTTTACAAAAACTGGCGCATGAATCTGGTTTCAGTGGCCCATTAAGTGAATTAACGGACGATGTATTGATTTACCATCTCAAAATGCGTGAAGCAGGCAGCGACGCTGAAATACCCGGCCTAAAAAAGGATTATGAAGTGGACTTCAAAACCGCGCTATTACGTGCTCGTGGTGTGATTAAGGATGATGAGTAG
- the mobA gene encoding molybdenum cofactor guanylyltransferase MobA translates to MTAFTGVILAGGQGSRMGGQDKGLLMLQGEPLYQHVLRRYRPQVDIVLISANRNIDRYQASGCQVVTDSMPDYPGPLAGMLSGLRHSKTAWVAFCPCDTPWLPSDLVARLWQERGDAPAVWVKSSQRDHPALALVNCALADDLEAWLLRGERRLMQFLREHDGHAVAFSDAESAFRNINTPDDLVNEETLS, encoded by the coding sequence ATGACAGCATTTACCGGCGTGATCCTCGCAGGTGGGCAAGGCAGCCGTATGGGTGGACAGGATAAAGGGTTACTAATGCTACAAGGTGAACCCCTTTATCAGCATGTTTTGCGGAGATATCGACCGCAGGTCGATATTGTGTTGATAAGCGCTAACCGTAACATTGATCGCTATCAGGCAAGTGGTTGTCAGGTAGTTACTGATTCAATGCCTGATTATCCCGGACCGTTGGCTGGCATGCTTAGTGGTTTGCGTCACAGTAAAACTGCATGGGTCGCCTTCTGCCCTTGTGATACGCCTTGGCTTCCCAGTGATCTTGTTGCGCGTTTATGGCAGGAACGTGGCGATGCACCCGCAGTATGGGTGAAGTCTTCTCAGCGCGATCATCCTGCTTTAGCGCTAGTGAATTGTGCACTGGCCGATGATCTCGAAGCCTGGCTACTCCGCGGCGAACGGCGTTTGATGCAGTTTTTACGCGAGCATGATGGACATGCCGTTGCGTTTTCAGATGCAGAATCGGCCTTCCGTAATATTAATACACCCGATGACCTGGTTAATGAGGAAACGTTGTCATGA
- the mobB gene encoding molybdopterin-guanine dinucleotide biosynthesis protein MobB: MTVPLLAISAWSGTGKTTLLEQVIPQLKAQGIRSGLIKHTHHQMDIDSPGKDSYLLRKAGADQVIVASNKRWALMVETPNQTPSLAELAFRMDCSVLDLILIEGFKNEPVPKIVLWRRDIPGQIEDLIDEHVIAVATDEDLKIDLPYLDINQPQQITDFIIQWLKSL; encoded by the coding sequence ATGACCGTGCCTTTGCTGGCCATTTCTGCCTGGAGCGGAACCGGAAAAACCACATTGCTAGAGCAAGTTATTCCGCAACTGAAAGCACAAGGCATACGATCAGGCTTAATCAAGCATACGCACCACCAAATGGATATCGATTCGCCTGGGAAAGACAGCTATTTGCTGCGTAAAGCCGGAGCGGATCAGGTGATCGTCGCCAGTAATAAACGATGGGCTTTGATGGTTGAAACACCCAACCAGACGCCAAGTCTCGCAGAGTTAGCATTTAGGATGGATTGTTCGGTATTAGATTTGATACTGATTGAGGGCTTCAAGAATGAACCAGTGCCTAAAATTGTGCTTTGGCGGCGTGATATACCGGGTCAGATTGAGGATTTAATCGATGAGCACGTGATCGCGGTGGCTACTGATGAAGATTTGAAGATTGATTTACCCTATTTGGATATTAATCAGCCGCAGCAGATTACTGATTTTATTATTCAGTGGCTTAAAAGTCTTTGA